In the genome of Candidatus Rokuibacteriota bacterium, the window GGTCGGCGGCGGCGGTCATCACTCAGGGCTCCCGCCGAGCATAAACGATCGGAGCGCTCCGGGCCAGCGCCCGGGCAGGGCCGCGCCACCTTTCACCGCGCCTTCGTTGACTCGCTGAGGGGGCTCCGATACAGTGGCTGCATGACACGCGCGGTCAGCGCCGAGCAAGTCGCTCAGCGCCTCGCGGACCTTCCGGCAGACATCCCCGCGCTCGAGCTCCTCGTGCTATTCGGATCGGCGGCCAAGGGTCGGGCCAGCGCCGGTAGCGACGTCGATCTCGCCGTCAGATGCCAGGGCGCGGCCGACGTCGACGCCCTTTACCTCGCCATCGCCCCGCGGCTCGCGAGCGACCGTGTGGACCTGGTGGACCTTCGTCGCGCCGGGCCCTTGCTGGCCTTCGAGGTGGCCCGGACAGGCAAGCTCCTCTTCGAACGGCGCTCCGGAGCCTTCCGGGAGTTCCAGTCGCTGGCCTCACGCCGCTACTGCGACGCCGAGAAGCTCCGCCGCTCCCAGCGGCGGGCCATCCAGCTGTTTCTCGAACGGGTGGGACTGGCGTGAGTCCGGTGGACGCGGCCGTGATCCGGCGAAAGCTCGGGCACATCATCGCCTCTCTCGACGGCCTGCGCCCGATCGCTGACCTGAGCCTCCTCGAGTACCGCGCCCGCTTCTACGAGCGCAAGGCCGCGGAGCGGATCCTGCAGGAGGCCATCGAGGCCGCTCTCGACATCAACGCCCACCTGATCGCGGAGGGCGGGGGCGAAATTCCCGACGACTACTACGGTGGGTTCGTGAGGATCGGGCAGATGGGAATCGTCGCTGTCGGGCTCGCCGATTCGCTGGCTCCATCAGCCGGACTCAGGAACCGGCTG includes:
- a CDS encoding nucleotidyltransferase domain-containing protein; this translates as MTRAVSAEQVAQRLADLPADIPALELLVLFGSAAKGRASAGSDVDLAVRCQGAADVDALYLAIAPRLASDRVDLVDLRRAGPLLAFEVARTGKLLFERRSGAFREFQSLASRRYCDAEKLRRSQRRAIQLFLERVGLA
- a CDS encoding DUF86 domain-containing protein — encoded protein: MSPVDAAVIRRKLGHIIASLDGLRPIADLSLLEYRARFYERKAAERILQEAIEAALDINAHLIAEGGGEIPDDYYGGFVRIGQMGIVAVGLADSLAPSAGLRNRLVHEYEALDDAKVLGAIRTTLEVYPRYVQAIEAHLSKAGL